In Acidobacteriota bacterium, the following proteins share a genomic window:
- a CDS encoding phosphoribosylaminoimidazolesuccinocarboxamide synthase, which translates to MTANFHDARETHLIIHETNLPGIALLSRGKVRDIYAVGEDKLLVVATDRISAFDVILDQPIPDKGRVLTQLSCFWFERFRNLVPTHFLTADLSEYPNELQAMADEIEGRSMLVKRAEPFPIECVVRGYLAGSGWKEYRSNGTVCGIKLPAGLMESSRLDEPIFTPATKAQTGHDENISFEETVKTIGRSAAEKLRDLSIRLYAEARKYAEERGIIIADTKFEWGRLGNEVILIDEVLTPDSSRFWPKDSYAPGKSQPSFDKQFVRDYLESIHWDKTPPPPPLPPDVVEKTSQKYRDAYRLLTGKALSS; encoded by the coding sequence ATGACTGCCAACTTCCACGATGCAAGGGAAACACATTTGATCATTCATGAGACGAACCTCCCAGGGATAGCGCTTTTATCTCGCGGCAAAGTGCGCGACATTTACGCCGTGGGTGAAGACAAACTCCTTGTAGTTGCAACGGACCGCATTTCTGCTTTCGATGTGATTCTGGACCAGCCCATACCGGACAAAGGACGGGTGCTGACGCAGCTTTCATGCTTCTGGTTTGAACGGTTCAGGAATCTGGTGCCGACCCATTTCCTGACAGCCGATCTCTCAGAGTATCCGAACGAACTCCAGGCGATGGCGGACGAGATTGAAGGGCGTTCGATGCTGGTGAAACGGGCTGAACCGTTTCCCATCGAGTGCGTGGTGAGGGGTTATCTGGCCGGTTCAGGCTGGAAGGAATATCGTTCGAACGGCACCGTTTGTGGAATCAAGCTGCCTGCAGGGCTGATGGAATCAAGCCGCCTGGATGAGCCGATTTTTACTCCGGCTACCAAGGCACAGACCGGCCATGACGAAAATATCTCTTTTGAGGAAACCGTAAAGACGATTGGAAGAAGCGCTGCCGAAAAACTCCGCGACCTGAGCATTCGGCTTTACGCGGAGGCAAGGAAGTACGCAGAGGAACGCGGAATCATTATTGCCGACACGAAATTCGAATGGGGCCGGCTTGGGAACGAGGTCATCCTGATTGACGAAGTGCTTACTCCAGACTCTTCACGCTTCTGGCCCAAAGACAGCTATGCGCCCGGCAAATCCCAGCCTTCCTTTGACAAGCAGTTTGTGCGGGACTATCTGGAATCAATCCACTGGGACAAGACTCCTCCCCCGCCGCCTCTTCCCCCCGACGTTGTCGAAAAAACAAGTCAGAAATACCGGGATGCATACCGGCTTCTGACCGGAAAAGCGCTGAGCTCCTGA